In the genome of Cyclopterus lumpus isolate fCycLum1 chromosome 19, fCycLum1.pri, whole genome shotgun sequence, one region contains:
- the LOC117748863 gene encoding caskin-2-like isoform X3, whose translation MRPLHYAAWQGKADSVLLLLRAGASVNSTSNDGQMPLHLSAQYGHYEVSEMLLQHQSNPCLMNKGKKTPLDLACEFGRLKVAQLLLSSNMVAALLEGDSGHENMDSPSTTPLHLAARNGHKDIIKLLLKAGIDINRATKAGTSLHEASLYGKTEVVRLLLDAGINVNMRNTYNQTALDIVNQFTTSTASREIKQLLREASSSLQVRALKDYWNLHDPTALNLRAGDLIMVLEQHSDGRWKGHIHDTQRGTDRVGYFPPSVVEVLSRRAGVTLSRQASMSSQRQHLTSRVSPSSHGSTPQTDDSYTLGYDPAGDRHSVGSAGSVGSSRSAGSGQSSESGHRQNGIQNRHNADPGKLAPSAGESGDHLHIAGAERHKQADGSTGGSRRQVNGTSQKGFVRPEELLEGKDSEAIYQWLYEFQLQQYTSNFISAGYDVPTISRMTPEDLTAIGVTKPGHRKKISMEIGKLNIPEWLPDYIPPDLGEWLSVIGLPQYQKRLCDNGYDSITIVKDISWEDLQEIGISKLGHQKKLMLAVKRLCDLQRFRNHADRAGGGTLRRNLPGALEIVAIEHTPTHNVQAHAPPDDCCPSPRTPRALLSFQDSELSAELQSAMKGRAGGGAAEAFGIRGVPSAAALSAMSVSQESISVRSRGSGNSGNSNSGYSQDHQAAPSSARISSRSEESLGSGAGEEAGRSRPRPTEMWEHLSRSATPNKLPFSPLTPPLTPSKMPRFAYPAVPPKDTHFQSPIRLYQPQHHTTSSPSSPSPQPSPIQKAFSYLHAQAGGINGASRGLSKPLPGAVPLLGPRPGHDPGGDAQRGTNKKRAQSLTRYALSDGEPDDEDALAPPCTSASSSAMPSYATLSRRPGRGHTSATGTQRHINRSHSFAVRSRSKGPPPPPPKRMSSVSGSPVRQPGNGKVVEPEEKQGGETEGTGSVRSIAARLEGSSSCSLSRRIDIPPTHVQVSPVFIPISSPIPHVMSPHAIQQQYKPVPALGLGGLRRTGSERSEVETARQRGGGSQGSLEDNARKGERMSKSATASPKHSSGGHLPFAEEGILTIKQRPRTAVVPHADGEVKTPNSLELPEFNLKESDTVKRRHKPKDSLTPEEAESPNREYKHPQTNSLHTPNDDRALSDDESQRPGNVFRRVGSLGKGPKPPVSSKPSSPLKQPANSKPTIPRKSVSSGQASGQTAIPKLTSVQIHTVSPKLGAIIHTQACVPGPTPVNPQTVMSKPESPKKASGLSVSRLPQHGMVPASAAGLNLLLVQSVVFAAPPPPAPAPSYFTSAPAGQAGRAPTSPAGAVGLEVLAHKRLEQTSTSLEAALKVVENKLAQGSSVDSGSGTVKAAGNILDDIGNMFDDLADQLDAMLE comes from the exons ATGCGCCCCCTCCACTACGCAGCGTGGCAGGGTAAAGCAGACTCGGTCCTATTGTTGCTGAGAGCCGGAGCTTCAGTCAACTCCACCTCCAATGATGGACAGATGCCATTACATCTCTCTGCTCAGTATGGACACTACGAGGTG tctgagatgctgctgcagcaCCAGTCTAATCCCTGCCTGATGAACAAGGGGAAGAAGACGCCTCTAGATCTGGCCTGCGAGTTTGGGAGACTGAAG GTGGCTCAGTTGCTGCTGAGCAGTAACATGGTGGCCGCGCTGTTAGAAGGGGACAGCGGGCACGAGAACATGGACTCTCCATCCACCACTCCTCTCCACCTGGCAGCCAGGAATGGACACAAAGACATAATCAA GTTGCTGCTCAAAGCCGGTATTGACATCAACAGAGCCACCAAAGCCGGGACGTCTCTGCACGAGGCTTCCCTGTATGGCAAAACGGAAGTAGTGCGGCTGCTGCTGGAT GCGGGCATCAATGTGAACATGCGCAACACGTACAACCAGACGGCTTTGGATATCGTCAACCAGTTCACCACCTCCACAGCCAGCAGGGAGATCAAACAGTTGCTTAGAG AAGCGTCAAGCTCTCTCCAGGTCAGAGCGTTGAAGGACTACTGGAACCTCCACGACCCCACCGCTCTTAACCTCCGGGCTGGAGATCTTATTAtg GTCCTGGAGCAGCACTCAGACGGCCGCTGGAAAGGTCACATCCATGACACCCAGCGGGGGACAGACCGGGTGGGCTACTTCCCCCCTTCAGTGGTGGAGGTCCTCAGCAGACGAGCAG GGGTCACTCTCTCCCGGCAAGCCTCAATGTCTAGCCAACGACAACATTTAACGTCCAGAGTTTCTCCCTCAAGCCATGGTTCCACCCCTCAGACTGATGACTCATACACCCTTGGTTATGATCccgcag gtgacAGACACAGTGTTGGGAGTGCCGGCAGTGTGGGCAGCAGCCGCAGCGCTGGCAGCGGCCAGAGCTCAGAGAGCGGCCACAGACAGAATGGGATTCAAAACCGCCACAATGCTGACCCTGGCAAG CTGGCTCCCTCTGCTGGTGAATCAGGAGACCACCTCCACATTGCAGGAGCAGAGCGCCACAAACAGGCTGATGGATCCACAG GTGGTTCCCGTCGGCAAGTCAACGGCACTTCCCAGAAAGGCTTCGTGAGGCCGGAAGAGCTTCTGGAAGGCAAG GACTCTGAGGCCATCTACCAATGGCTGTATGAGTTCCAGTTGCAGCAGTACACATCAAACTTCATCAGCGCAGGATATGATGTACCCACCATCAGCAGGATGAcccctgag GACCTGACGGCCATCGGAGTGACCAAACCAGGCCACAGAAAGAAGATCTCAATGGAGATTGGCAAGCTGAACATCCCCGAGTGGCTGCCTGATTACATCCCT CCGGACCTGGGCGAGTGGCTGAGTGTGATCGGACTGCCTCAGTACCAGAAGAGATTGTGTGACAACGGTTATGACTCCATTACGATTGTCAAAGACATCAGCTGGGAGGACCTGCAGGAGATAGGCATTAGCAAACTGG gCCACCAGAAGAAGCTAATGTTAGCGGTGAAGCGACTCTGCGACCTGCAGCGCTTCCGTAACCATGCCGACAGAGCTGGAGGCGGGACTCTCCGACGGAACCTCCCCGGCGCCCTGGAAATTGTGGCCATCGAGCACACGCCAACGCACAATGTGCAGGCTCACGCTCCTCCTGACGACTGCTGCCCCTCCCCTCGCACCCCCAGGGCGCTCCTCTCCTTCCAGGACAGCGAGTTGAGCGCCGAGTTGCAGAGCGCCATGAAGGGCAGGGCCGGGGGAGGAGCTGCCGAGGCGTTCGGCATCAGGGGCGTGCCCTCTGCAGCAGCTCTGTCGGCCatgtcagtcagtcaggagaGCATTAGCGTGCGATCGCGCGGGTCAGGGAATTCAGGAAATTCAAATTCAGGCTATTCTCAAGATCACCAAGCTGCACCATCTTCAGCCAGGATATCCAGCCGGTCAGAGGAGAGTCTGGGGAGTGGTGCGGGGGAGGAGGCCGGTAGAAGTAGACCGAGACCCACAGAGATGTGGGAGCACCTGAGTCGCTCTGCTACCCCGAACAAactccccttctcccctctgACACCTCCGTTAACACCCAGCAAGATGCCCCGCTTTGCCTACCCGGCCGTCCCacccaaagacacacacttccAGTCCCCCATCCGTCTCTATCAGCCACAGCACCACACaacctcctccccttcctctccatccccaCAACCTTCCCCCATACAGAAGGCCTTCAGTTACCTCCATgcccaggcaggaggcatcaatGGGGCTTCGCGGGGACTCTCCAAACCTCTGCCTGGAGCGGTGCCTCTGCTGGGACCCCGGCCTGGACATGACCCTGGTGGTGACGCCCAGAGGGGCACAAACAAAAAGCGCGCCCAAAGCCTGACTCGCTACGCTCTGTCCGACGGCGAGCCGGACGACGAAGACGCCCTCGCTCCCCCCTGcacctctgcttcctcttccgCCATGCCCTCCTACGCCACCCTGTCGCGCAGGCCGGGACGCGGGCACACGAGTGCCACGGGGACCCAACGGCACATCAACCGCAGCCACTCGTTTGCCGTGCGATCCCGAAGCAAAGGCCCGCCCCCGCCACCGCCCAAAAGGATGAGTTCAGTAAGTGGCAGCCCGGTACGTCAACCAGGAAACGGGAAGGTGGTGGAGCCAGAGGAGAAGCAAGGGGGGGAGACGGAGGGCACAGGCTCTGTGAGGAGCATCGCAGCCAGGCTAGAgggaagcagcagctgcagtcTATCTCGGAGGATCGATATCCCACCAACTCATGTCCAAGTTTCACCTGTTTTCATCCCCATTTCTTCTCCGATTCCACATGTGATGAGTCCTCACGCAATCCAACAGCAATACAAACCTGTCCCTGCCCTGGGCTTGGGGGGCCTGAGGAGGACGGGTAGCGAGAGGTCAGAAGTGGAGACTGCCAGACAAAGAGGTGGAGGCTCGCAGGGATCACTTGAGGACAATGCAAGGAAAGGGGAAAGAATGTCGAAGAGTGCTACGGCGTCTCCAAAGCACAGCTCAGGTGGCCACCTCCCTTTCGCTGAAGAAGGCATCCTCACTATCAAACAGCGGCCCAGGACAGCAGTTGTCCCCCACGCCGACGGCGAAGTCAAGACCCCGAACAGCCTGGAGCTCCCCGAGTTCAATCTGAAGGAGTCTGACACGGTGAAAAGACGGCACAAACCCAAAGACTCATTGACGCCTGAGGAGGCTGAGTCCCCCAACAGAGAGTACAAACACCCGCAGACCAACAGTCTCCACACACCCAACGATGACAGGGCGCTGAGCGACGATGAATCTCAGAGGCCGGGGAACGTGTTTCGTAGAGTAGGCTCCCTTGGAAAAGGCCCAAAGCCACCAGTGTCCTCGAAACCTTCCAGTCCTCTCAAACAACCGGCCAACAGCAAACCGACAATCCCCCGGAAATCCGTCTCTTCGGGACAAGCTAGTGGCCAAACAGCCATTCCGAAACTAACCAGCGTACAGATTCACACAGTCTCGCCAAAGCTGGGCGCCATTATACACACCCAGGCATGTGTACCCGGCCCCACACCCGTGAACCCACAGACGGTGATGTCCAAACCAGAGAGTCCCAAGAAAGCGTCTGGTTTGTCCGTATCGAGACTCCCTCAGCACGGCATGGTCCCGGCATCAGCAGCAG GACTGAACCTCCTTTTGGTCCAAAGTGTTGTTTTTGCTGCTCCGCCCCCCCCAGCTCCGGCCCCTTCGTACTTCACCTCGGCCCCAGCCGGTCAGGCAGGGAGAGCGCCGACATCCCCGGCAGGTGCGGTCGGTCTGGAGGTGCTGGCTCACAAGAGGCTGGAGCAGACCAGTACGTCGCTGGAGGCTGCGCTCAAAGTGGTGGAGAACAAACTGGCACAGGGGAGCAGTGTGGACAG TGGCAGCGGCACCGTGAAGGCGGCAGGGAACATTCTCGATGACATTGGCAACATGTTTGACGACCTGGCTGACCAGCTGGACGCCATGTTGGAGTGA
- the LOC117748863 gene encoding caskin-2-like isoform X1 translates to MGKEQDLLVAVKTGDLLLAHKLLSKVKCNKTKLLGSAKRLNINYQDSDGFSALHHAALTGTTELLSLLLETQATVDIKDINGMRPLHYAAWQGKADSVLLLLRAGASVNSTSNDGQMPLHLSAQYGHYEVSEMLLQHQSNPCLMNKGKKTPLDLACEFGRLKVAQLLLSSNMVAALLEGDSGHENMDSPSTTPLHLAARNGHKDIIKLLLKAGIDINRATKAGTSLHEASLYGKTEVVRLLLDAGINVNMRNTYNQTALDIVNQFTTSTASREIKQLLREASSSLQVRALKDYWNLHDPTALNLRAGDLIMVLEQHSDGRWKGHIHDTQRGTDRVGYFPPSVVEVLSRRAGVTLSRQASMSSQRQHLTSRVSPSSHGSTPQTDDSYTLGYDPAGDRHSVGSAGSVGSSRSAGSGQSSESGHRQNGIQNRHNADPGKLAPSAGESGDHLHIAGAERHKQADGSTGGSRRQVNGTSQKGFVRPEELLEGKDSEAIYQWLYEFQLQQYTSNFISAGYDVPTISRMTPEDLTAIGVTKPGHRKKISMEIGKLNIPEWLPDYIPPDLGEWLSVIGLPQYQKRLCDNGYDSITIVKDISWEDLQEIGISKLGHQKKLMLAVKRLCDLQRFRNHADRAGGGTLRRNLPGALEIVAIEHTPTHNVQAHAPPDDCCPSPRTPRALLSFQDSELSAELQSAMKGRAGGGAAEAFGIRGVPSAAALSAMSVSQESISVRSRGSGNSGNSNSGYSQDHQAAPSSARISSRSEESLGSGAGEEAGRSRPRPTEMWEHLSRSATPNKLPFSPLTPPLTPSKMPRFAYPAVPPKDTHFQSPIRLYQPQHHTTSSPSSPSPQPSPIQKAFSYLHAQAGGINGASRGLSKPLPGAVPLLGPRPGHDPGGDAQRGTNKKRAQSLTRYALSDGEPDDEDALAPPCTSASSSAMPSYATLSRRPGRGHTSATGTQRHINRSHSFAVRSRSKGPPPPPPKRMSSVSGSPVRQPGNGKVVEPEEKQGGETEGTGSVRSIAARLEGSSSCSLSRRIDIPPTHVQVSPVFIPISSPIPHVMSPHAIQQQYKPVPALGLGGLRRTGSERSEVETARQRGGGSQGSLEDNARKGERMSKSATASPKHSSGGHLPFAEEGILTIKQRPRTAVVPHADGEVKTPNSLELPEFNLKESDTVKRRHKPKDSLTPEEAESPNREYKHPQTNSLHTPNDDRALSDDESQRPGNVFRRVGSLGKGPKPPVSSKPSSPLKQPANSKPTIPRKSVSSGQASGQTAIPKLTSVQIHTVSPKLGAIIHTQACVPGPTPVNPQTVMSKPESPKKASGLSVSRLPQHGMVPASAAGLNLLLVQSVVFAAPPPPAPAPSYFTSAPAGQAGRAPTSPAGAVGLEVLAHKRLEQTSTSLEAALKVVENKLAQGSSVDSGSGTVKAAGNILDDIGNMFDDLADQLDAMLE, encoded by the exons GCATGCGCCCCCTCCACTACGCAGCGTGGCAGGGTAAAGCAGACTCGGTCCTATTGTTGCTGAGAGCCGGAGCTTCAGTCAACTCCACCTCCAATGATGGACAGATGCCATTACATCTCTCTGCTCAGTATGGACACTACGAGGTG tctgagatgctgctgcagcaCCAGTCTAATCCCTGCCTGATGAACAAGGGGAAGAAGACGCCTCTAGATCTGGCCTGCGAGTTTGGGAGACTGAAG GTGGCTCAGTTGCTGCTGAGCAGTAACATGGTGGCCGCGCTGTTAGAAGGGGACAGCGGGCACGAGAACATGGACTCTCCATCCACCACTCCTCTCCACCTGGCAGCCAGGAATGGACACAAAGACATAATCAA GTTGCTGCTCAAAGCCGGTATTGACATCAACAGAGCCACCAAAGCCGGGACGTCTCTGCACGAGGCTTCCCTGTATGGCAAAACGGAAGTAGTGCGGCTGCTGCTGGAT GCGGGCATCAATGTGAACATGCGCAACACGTACAACCAGACGGCTTTGGATATCGTCAACCAGTTCACCACCTCCACAGCCAGCAGGGAGATCAAACAGTTGCTTAGAG AAGCGTCAAGCTCTCTCCAGGTCAGAGCGTTGAAGGACTACTGGAACCTCCACGACCCCACCGCTCTTAACCTCCGGGCTGGAGATCTTATTAtg GTCCTGGAGCAGCACTCAGACGGCCGCTGGAAAGGTCACATCCATGACACCCAGCGGGGGACAGACCGGGTGGGCTACTTCCCCCCTTCAGTGGTGGAGGTCCTCAGCAGACGAGCAG GGGTCACTCTCTCCCGGCAAGCCTCAATGTCTAGCCAACGACAACATTTAACGTCCAGAGTTTCTCCCTCAAGCCATGGTTCCACCCCTCAGACTGATGACTCATACACCCTTGGTTATGATCccgcag gtgacAGACACAGTGTTGGGAGTGCCGGCAGTGTGGGCAGCAGCCGCAGCGCTGGCAGCGGCCAGAGCTCAGAGAGCGGCCACAGACAGAATGGGATTCAAAACCGCCACAATGCTGACCCTGGCAAG CTGGCTCCCTCTGCTGGTGAATCAGGAGACCACCTCCACATTGCAGGAGCAGAGCGCCACAAACAGGCTGATGGATCCACAG GTGGTTCCCGTCGGCAAGTCAACGGCACTTCCCAGAAAGGCTTCGTGAGGCCGGAAGAGCTTCTGGAAGGCAAG GACTCTGAGGCCATCTACCAATGGCTGTATGAGTTCCAGTTGCAGCAGTACACATCAAACTTCATCAGCGCAGGATATGATGTACCCACCATCAGCAGGATGAcccctgag GACCTGACGGCCATCGGAGTGACCAAACCAGGCCACAGAAAGAAGATCTCAATGGAGATTGGCAAGCTGAACATCCCCGAGTGGCTGCCTGATTACATCCCT CCGGACCTGGGCGAGTGGCTGAGTGTGATCGGACTGCCTCAGTACCAGAAGAGATTGTGTGACAACGGTTATGACTCCATTACGATTGTCAAAGACATCAGCTGGGAGGACCTGCAGGAGATAGGCATTAGCAAACTGG gCCACCAGAAGAAGCTAATGTTAGCGGTGAAGCGACTCTGCGACCTGCAGCGCTTCCGTAACCATGCCGACAGAGCTGGAGGCGGGACTCTCCGACGGAACCTCCCCGGCGCCCTGGAAATTGTGGCCATCGAGCACACGCCAACGCACAATGTGCAGGCTCACGCTCCTCCTGACGACTGCTGCCCCTCCCCTCGCACCCCCAGGGCGCTCCTCTCCTTCCAGGACAGCGAGTTGAGCGCCGAGTTGCAGAGCGCCATGAAGGGCAGGGCCGGGGGAGGAGCTGCCGAGGCGTTCGGCATCAGGGGCGTGCCCTCTGCAGCAGCTCTGTCGGCCatgtcagtcagtcaggagaGCATTAGCGTGCGATCGCGCGGGTCAGGGAATTCAGGAAATTCAAATTCAGGCTATTCTCAAGATCACCAAGCTGCACCATCTTCAGCCAGGATATCCAGCCGGTCAGAGGAGAGTCTGGGGAGTGGTGCGGGGGAGGAGGCCGGTAGAAGTAGACCGAGACCCACAGAGATGTGGGAGCACCTGAGTCGCTCTGCTACCCCGAACAAactccccttctcccctctgACACCTCCGTTAACACCCAGCAAGATGCCCCGCTTTGCCTACCCGGCCGTCCCacccaaagacacacacttccAGTCCCCCATCCGTCTCTATCAGCCACAGCACCACACaacctcctccccttcctctccatccccaCAACCTTCCCCCATACAGAAGGCCTTCAGTTACCTCCATgcccaggcaggaggcatcaatGGGGCTTCGCGGGGACTCTCCAAACCTCTGCCTGGAGCGGTGCCTCTGCTGGGACCCCGGCCTGGACATGACCCTGGTGGTGACGCCCAGAGGGGCACAAACAAAAAGCGCGCCCAAAGCCTGACTCGCTACGCTCTGTCCGACGGCGAGCCGGACGACGAAGACGCCCTCGCTCCCCCCTGcacctctgcttcctcttccgCCATGCCCTCCTACGCCACCCTGTCGCGCAGGCCGGGACGCGGGCACACGAGTGCCACGGGGACCCAACGGCACATCAACCGCAGCCACTCGTTTGCCGTGCGATCCCGAAGCAAAGGCCCGCCCCCGCCACCGCCCAAAAGGATGAGTTCAGTAAGTGGCAGCCCGGTACGTCAACCAGGAAACGGGAAGGTGGTGGAGCCAGAGGAGAAGCAAGGGGGGGAGACGGAGGGCACAGGCTCTGTGAGGAGCATCGCAGCCAGGCTAGAgggaagcagcagctgcagtcTATCTCGGAGGATCGATATCCCACCAACTCATGTCCAAGTTTCACCTGTTTTCATCCCCATTTCTTCTCCGATTCCACATGTGATGAGTCCTCACGCAATCCAACAGCAATACAAACCTGTCCCTGCCCTGGGCTTGGGGGGCCTGAGGAGGACGGGTAGCGAGAGGTCAGAAGTGGAGACTGCCAGACAAAGAGGTGGAGGCTCGCAGGGATCACTTGAGGACAATGCAAGGAAAGGGGAAAGAATGTCGAAGAGTGCTACGGCGTCTCCAAAGCACAGCTCAGGTGGCCACCTCCCTTTCGCTGAAGAAGGCATCCTCACTATCAAACAGCGGCCCAGGACAGCAGTTGTCCCCCACGCCGACGGCGAAGTCAAGACCCCGAACAGCCTGGAGCTCCCCGAGTTCAATCTGAAGGAGTCTGACACGGTGAAAAGACGGCACAAACCCAAAGACTCATTGACGCCTGAGGAGGCTGAGTCCCCCAACAGAGAGTACAAACACCCGCAGACCAACAGTCTCCACACACCCAACGATGACAGGGCGCTGAGCGACGATGAATCTCAGAGGCCGGGGAACGTGTTTCGTAGAGTAGGCTCCCTTGGAAAAGGCCCAAAGCCACCAGTGTCCTCGAAACCTTCCAGTCCTCTCAAACAACCGGCCAACAGCAAACCGACAATCCCCCGGAAATCCGTCTCTTCGGGACAAGCTAGTGGCCAAACAGCCATTCCGAAACTAACCAGCGTACAGATTCACACAGTCTCGCCAAAGCTGGGCGCCATTATACACACCCAGGCATGTGTACCCGGCCCCACACCCGTGAACCCACAGACGGTGATGTCCAAACCAGAGAGTCCCAAGAAAGCGTCTGGTTTGTCCGTATCGAGACTCCCTCAGCACGGCATGGTCCCGGCATCAGCAGCAG GACTGAACCTCCTTTTGGTCCAAAGTGTTGTTTTTGCTGCTCCGCCCCCCCCAGCTCCGGCCCCTTCGTACTTCACCTCGGCCCCAGCCGGTCAGGCAGGGAGAGCGCCGACATCCCCGGCAGGTGCGGTCGGTCTGGAGGTGCTGGCTCACAAGAGGCTGGAGCAGACCAGTACGTCGCTGGAGGCTGCGCTCAAAGTGGTGGAGAACAAACTGGCACAGGGGAGCAGTGTGGACAG TGGCAGCGGCACCGTGAAGGCGGCAGGGAACATTCTCGATGACATTGGCAACATGTTTGACGACCTGGCTGACCAGCTGGACGCCATGTTGGAGTGA